The Chryseobacterium sp. LJ668 genome segment TTTATCGATTTTAGAAACTGCAGGAATATAATCTGCCGTCAGAATATTGCTGATAATTGACAAAATATGCTTTCTACCTTTTTGTGGCGGAATCACTTTATAGACTTTATCTGCAAACAAAATCAATCCCACTTTATCATTATTACCTGCTGCTGAAAATCCTAAACTTGCGGCAATTTCTGCAGCATATTCTCTTTTGAGCTGGGTTTTAGTACCATAATCCATTGAAGCAGAAATATCAACTAAAATCATCATGGTCAGCTCACGCTCCTCCTCCATTACCTTTACGAAAGGCTCACGAAAACGTGCCGTTTTATTCCAGTCGATTCTGCGGATTTCATCACCGAACTGGTAAGGCCGAACTTCTGAAAACGTCATTCCTTGTCCTTTAAAAGCACTGTGATATTGTCCCATCAGAGAAGCTTCCGTCTTCTTACGAGTGCGGATTTCTATTTGCTTTACTTTTTTTATGATGTCTTTTATCTGCACTTAATCACTTCATTTATCGTTGCCTTTATCTTTTTCTTCTACTATACTTACCAATGTATATTTATCGTAAGCCATGATATCAAAAACCTTTGACACTCCGGTCAATAACCATTTTTTATAAATGAGTTTTCCATTCATATAAAGATAAAACTCATTATCTTTTGTCACTTTATTAAAAATTGGCATTACGGTGCCTGTATTTTAGCCAAAATTCTGTTCACAATTTCTTCAGAAGTAATTTCTTCTGCTTCCGCTTCAAAGGTTAATCCGATTCTGTGTCTTAAGACATCTTTTGC includes the following:
- a CDS encoding DUF58 domain-containing protein → MQIKDIIKKVKQIEIRTRKKTEASLMGQYHSAFKGQGMTFSEVRPYQFGDEIRRIDWNKTARFREPFVKVMEEERELTMMILVDISASMDYGTKTQLKREYAAEIAASLGFSAAGNNDKVGLILFADKVYKVIPPQKGRKHILSIISNILTADYIPAVSKIDKSLEYMMGIFKRKSLVFLLSDFEDAYDSKMLRVASKKHQLLGMRIFDEKDNEIPDVGYTLFHDAETGKQVWVNTSNARWRYTFAEAKKQKVKVLEEDFANSSASFMNISTGDDYSKLLYHYFQKK